Proteins encoded by one window of Salmo trutta chromosome 17, fSalTru1.1, whole genome shotgun sequence:
- the tmem170a gene encoding transmembrane protein 170A produces the protein MLVVFCALDMQNGYNEIGFVQQILSLNLVPRKNGTNRGNDTSLSDFSEMWYGVFLWAAVSSLVFHLPAALLALATLRQHKIARFMPIAIILMSIVGPVCGGVLTSAAIAGVYKAAGKRMISLEALVFGVGQSFCVLIISFLRVLATL, from the exons ATGCTCGTGGTGTTCTGTGCATTAGACATGCAGAACGGATATAACGAGATTGGGTTTGTGCAGCAAATTCTTAGCTTGAATTTGGTCCCTAGGAAAAATGGCACCAATCGAGGCAACGACACATCGCTTAGCGACTTTTCAG AAATGTGGTATGGAGTCTTCTTGTGGGCTGCTGTCTCTTCACTGGTGTTCCACCTACCTGCTGCTCTCCTGGCCCTTGCCACCTTGCGACAACACAAAATAGCCCGCTTCATGCCCATTGCCATCATACTGATGAGTATCGTGGGCCCTGTGTGTGGTGGTGTCCTTACCA GTGCCGCCATTGCTGGGGTGTACAAAGCAGCAGGGAAGAGGATGATCTCCTTGGAGGCCTTGGTGTTTGGAGTGGGCCAGTCCTTCTGTGTCCTCATTATCTCCTTCTTAAGAGTCCTAGCTACACTCTAG